In the Actinomycetota bacterium genome, GCCACCAGCGAGCGAAGGCTGTACTGGCGCCGCAACGGCCGAATGACCAGCTCGCCGTCCTCGATGGACAGATCAACGGTGGAACCCGCTTCTACGCGGGCCTCCTCGGCAAACGACTTCGGGATCCGAAGCGCCAAGCTGTTACCCCACCGCTGAATCTTCGTCTGCACCGGTCGCACTCCCCCATGGCTATACATTGAGTATACACGCGGGGATCACTCAACCCAGGACGAGTACATCCAGCAACCGGTTCGGCGCACGGATGCCCACTTCCCCACGCGTGGTAGCCCACCGACTAGATACAGCACTCACAACTCCCGGTTGGCCAGGACCGCCTGGCTGACGACTCTGTCGATTGCTGCTGATCCGTGCGGGACCTGCCCATCGACTGCCGCGTCGACTCTAGGCGTCCCGCGCGCGGACATCGACATGCGCTACCAGCCGACAAGGCCCCGGGGTTGCAGAGTCACACAGTTCGACGACGTGGCCGATGGCTTTCTGCGCCGCAGGGTCAGAGCGCATCGCGGCGACGTCCTCATTGCTGGCCCAGGGACCGAACGAATAAAAGACAGCTGGGTCGGTTTCGCTTTGTAGGAGTGTTCCCCAGAGCGGAGGGCGCCTCAAGGCGGAGAAAGTGCCCGCGAGCGCGCGCCAAGCCGCGACGAACTCTTCTTCGTGACCTGACTTGACCCGCCACTCGGCGTGTGTGTAGTCCGTGGGCTCCGCCACATTCCCCCTCTCATCGAAGCCATCGTGCTCCCAAAAAGGCCCTGCGCGTCAGCTCGATCAAGACGACGGCGCTGCCTAGAAGACTCCGTCAACCATCCACTTCTCAACCCGTGAGGGCCGGACACCCCGCTGGTCGCTGGCCGGGCGCGCGCGAACCGCCTGTTCCCCAAGCTCCAGCGCTTCGTCTGAATCCCAGACGGTGAACGACATCAAACGACCAGTGCCCTCCTCACGAAGGTGATAACCAGCAACGAATCCCGGAATGCCTCGCAGCAGGTCGCGCAGCGACGCCGCGCGTCGGTCGTCATCCTCGTGAACCACCGGCTGATCGAAAACCGCGACCCTAACGACCTTCATCGACTGTCCCTCCACCCCGCCCTCAGCGAAGCTGCAGCAAACCCGCGCGGGTTATATCGCGCCGCGACCATCCACACCCCCACCGCCACGGCCCCTCACCGCACGACCCATGACCGAAGTCGACACCAACCCGTACACAAACGGCGTCAACCCGAATAACACGACCGACACAGCGCGAATACCGAGCTCAAGCTCCGGGGTGCCGGCAATCAGGAACGTACCCGGCACCACAAGAAGCGCCCCTCCGACTACCAAGCCATGGAACCCAATGACCCGGGGCCACAGAACCCAAGCCACCAACAACAGAAGCGCGAACAGCAGGCCCCCAAACACAGCTGGTGCGATCACCGCCACCGTGCCCTCCACAGTGAACACGGGAATGCGCGACTTACGAAGTAGGCCATCAGGATCCTGAATCATCGCCACCGGCGACTCCTCAACCAACGCGACAACGCGCATCATCAGCCGTAGCCACACACCCGAGGCTAATCCGCCGGCCAAACCCCCCAGCAGCGCAGCCCTCCCAGCCCGCTCGGGCACCTTACGTCGCATCACAGCTGCGTCGACCGGTCGGTACCAAGACCTCGCGGCTCAGCCACCACTCGTGGTCCGTCGCAACCGACCGGTGTGCGGGGGACGGAGGTCGTCC is a window encoding:
- a CDS encoding AbrB/MazE/SpoVT family DNA-binding domain-containing protein, with protein sequence MQTKIQRWGNSLALRIPKSFAEEARVEAGSTVDLSIEDGELVIRPLRRQYSLRSLVAEINRDNVHEAIDTGEPVGRESW